From the genome of Amylibacter sp. IMCC11727:
CCGCAGCTGGTGCGCGATTGGCTGATCCTGGAGAGTTCACCCGCCGAGCGTTGGAAAATGAACGATTGGATTTAAGCCAAGTTGAAGGTTTGAGCGACTTAATCGAAGCGGAAACCGAGGCACAACGTAAACAGGCCTTTGCTCTAATGGATGGCGGTCTAACTGCGAAAGTAGATCGTTGGCGCAGTGATCTGATTCGTGCGGCGGCCTTGATCGAAGCGACCATTGATTTTGCGGATGAAGACGTTCCTGTGGATGTAACGCCAGAGGTTTCAGCTTTGATTGCGGGTGTATCCAATGATTTGGCCGCAGAAATTAAGGGTAGTTTCGTTGCTGAACGCGTGCGCGAAGGGTTTGAGGTTGCCATCATTGGCCCGCCGAATATCGGGAAATCCACATTGCTGAACGCGTTGGCGGGGCGGCAGGCTGCGATTACATCTGAAATTGCTGGAACAACGCGTGACGTAATCGAGGTGCGTATGGACCTAGAGGGGATTCCAGTGACGGTTCTGGATACAGCTGGCCTGCGAATAACAGATGATACAATTGAAGCATTGGGTGTAGAGCTGGCACGCAAACGGGCTGAGGGTGCTGATCTCCGTATTTTTCTAACGCTTGATGGGAAAACGGACGGGTTTGGTGTGGAAATCCAGAAGGATGATCTGGTGTTGTTGGGTAAAGCGGACGACGGTGGTGGTGTTTCTGGTAAGACGGGTGCCGGGCTCGATGAAATGATTGCGCATATTACTCGCGTTTTTGGAGATCGCGTAGCATTGACGCAGAGCGCGGTGCGCCAGCGGCATCGTCTAGCCATGGACGCTGCAATTGGCTATATCACCGCGGCAGAAGATTTGATGGCCATGGATGGCGACAGTGAGTTGGTGGCCATGGAGTTGAATACCGCGCTCCATGCGATGAATTCCATTATTGGCCGCGTTGGTGTAGAAGACCTGTTAGATGAGATTTTCGCGAGCTTTTGTTTAGGAAAGTAAGCGAACAGCGAGGATTGTTTCACGTGAAACATACGGATTTTGATGTTGTCGTCATTGGGGGTGGTCATGCTGGCGCGGAGGCCGCGCAAGCCGCATGGCGTATGGGCGCAAGAACAGCGCTTGTCACGCACAGCTTTGATAAGATCGGCGAAATGTCGTGTAACCCAGCGATTGGTGGATTGGGTAAAGGGCATTTGGTTCGCGAGATTGATGCCTTAGACGGCGTCATGGGGCGTGTTGCAGACCAAGCTGGTATTCAGTTTCGCTTGTTGAATCGCCGTAAAGGCCCAGCGGTTCAGGGCCCGCGCACTCAGGCGGATCGCGCGTTGTATCGATCAGCGATGCAAATAGAGTTCTGCAATCGTGATGGTTTAGATGTGATCGAATCAGAGGTCACCGATTTTGTTATGGCAGGAGATGCCGTTCAAGGCGTGGTTTTGTCCGATGGGTCCACCATTAACGCGGCTGCTGTGATCCTGACCACGGGGACATTTTTGCGTGGCGTTATCCACATTGGTGACGTTGCAAAGCCAGGTGGGCGCATGGGCGACAAACCGTCGGTGGCTTTGGCTGATCGGATTGATAGTTTTAACCTGCCTCTTGGTCGTTTGAAGACGGGCACACCACCGCGTTTGGATGGGCGAACAATCAATTGGGACGGTTTGGAAATGCAATCCGCAGATGAAGAACCGAGTTTGTTTTCTTTTCTGTCGAAAAAAGCAGGCGCACGGCAAATTGCTTGTGGGATTACCCATACGAATGCGCGAACGCATGAGATTATTGAGAAAAATCTCGAAAAATCAGCGATGTATGGGGGACATATTGACGGAGTAGGCCCGCGGTATTGTCCATCAATTGAAGATAAGGTGGTCCGCTTTGGGGAAAAGGAATCCCATCAGGTGTTTTTGGAGCCTGAAGGTTTGGATGACCCAACCATTTATCCAAATGGCATTTCCACGTCTTTGCCAGTGGATGTACAAGAGGACTATGTGACATCGATTGTTGGGCTGGAGAATGTAAAAATTTTGCAACCTGGCTACGCAATTGAATATGACTATGTGGATCCCCGCGCACTCGACAGCACTTTGCAAGTGCGTGATGTGCCTGGTTTGTTTTTGGCGGGTCAGATCAACGGAACGACAGGATACGAAGAGGCCGCTGCCCAAGGTTTGGTGGCTGGGTTGAACGCTGCACGATTGGCCGCTGATGGCGCTCCTGTTTCGTTTAGCCGATCTGAAAGCTATATCGGCGTGATGATTGACGATCTTACAACGCGTGGAGTGACGGAACCGTACCGTATGTTTACATCACGGGCAGAATATCGACTTTCTTTGCGTGCTGACAACGCAGACCAGCGTTTGACACCCCGTGGAATTGAAATTGGCTGCGTTTCCGAAAATCGTTCTTCCATTTTTGATCGTAAAATGAATGCGTTAAACGAGGCACAGGCCATATTGGCGGCACATAATGCTACGCCAAATCAGGCGGCAAAGGCGGGGATAAAGATCAACCAAGATGGTACGCGCCGCAATGGTTTGGAGTTCTTGGCTTTTAAAGATGTTACGTTGGGCACGCTTAAAACACTGTGGCCTGATCTGCCAGATTTTGAGCCGCATATTGGCCAGCAAGTGCAAAATGATGCGATGTATGCGAATTACATCCAGCGCCAAAATGCAGATGTGAAAGCACTGCAGCGGGATGAAAACCTAAAGATTCCCCGTGAATTCGAGTTTTCAGGATTGCCTGGTCTGTCGAATGAGCTTCAGAAGAAGCTGATTGCGACACGGCCAGAAACTTTGGGGCAGGCATCGCGGATTGATGGGATGACGCCAGCTGCGCTAACGTTGTTGCTTGGGCGGATTAAGCAATTTAATGCTGCGAAATCAGCATAATGAACGATTTTACTGACCTTCGATCTGCGGCTGCGTACTTTAATGTTTCACGTGAAACATCTGAAAAGCTGGAAATTTATGAGAACCTGTTGGTTAAATGGAATAAGTCCATCAATTTGGTTAGCAAGTCGACGCTTAATTCCGCTGCAACACGACATTTCGCGGATAGCATGCAATTGTGGGCGTTGCGCAAAGACTTTGACGTTTGGGTTGATATTGGATCAGGAGCGGGATTTCCCGGCATGGTTCTTGCAATCATGGCGGAAGGACAAGGCGCGTTCCATTTGGTGGAGAGTGACGCACGTAAATGTGCATTCTTGCGCAATGTTTCACGTGAAACAAATACTCCTGTAACGGTTCACACAACGCGGATTGAAGAGTTCGAAGGCGCAAAGGCGGATATCGTTTCAGCGCGGGCGTTGGCCTCGGTAGATGCGTTGTTTTCCTATACTGAAAAATTTCTGCAGCCAGATGCAATTAGCCTTTATTTAAAGGGGCAAACTTGCGAGACTGAATTGGAAGAGGCGAGTCGGTCTTGGACATATGAAGCGGAGCAATTCGCCAGCAAGACCGACGAAAATGGAACAGTATTGCGGATCAAGGATATTGCGCGTGTCGGATGAATTCGGTGATTTGAAGCCGGCCAAGGTGCTGTCGGTGGCCAACCAAAAAGGTGGTGTGGGCAAAACCACAACGGCAATAAATCTAGGGACAGCGTTGGCTGCGGTAGGTAAGCGGGTTTTATTGATGGATTTGGACCCACAGGGGAACGCATCCACAGGTTTGGGTGTTGATCCATCCCAGCGCAAAGTGACCATGTATGATGTTTTGGTCGATCAGGTGGATTTGAAAGAGTCCGTTATTCGGACCTCTGTGCCAAATTTGTTCTTGGCACCTTCATCTGTGGACTTGAGTTCAGCTGATGTGGAGTTGGTAGACGATCAGCGCCGTATTTTACGATTGCGTGGCGCGTTGGATGATTTGAAGACGTATGAAGACGAATTTGATTATGTTTTAATAGATTGCCCACCTTCGCTAAACCTTTTGACGTTGAATGCCTTGGCTTCAAGCCAATCTGTTATTGTACCGTTGCAGGCCGAGTTTTTTGCGCTTGAGGGGCTGTCGCAACTGATGCTGACAATCCGTGAGGTGCGACAAAGCCTGAATCCTGTTTTAAAGATTGAGGGCATTGTTTTGACCATGTTTGATGGGCGAAATCGCCTGTCGCAGCAAGTGGAGCAAGATGTGCGCGATAATTTGGCGGATTTGGTCTATAAAACGATTGTGCCGCGCAATGTTCGCCTGTCCGAAGCGCCGTCATTCGGGATGCCAGCCATTTTGTACGATCATAAAAGTCGCGGTAGTATTGCGTACCAAAAGCTGGCAGCTGAGTTTTTACGCCGCGAGAACCGTAAGGTTGCGAAAGCAGAGTAAAAGATTGGGAAGGTTGTAAAAATGGCTAAGAAAAAGACAGAAAAACGGGGTTTGGGTCGTGGTTTGTCTGCTTTGATGGCGGATATTAATGAGCCAGAAGTCCAATCAGATGTGCCGACGCAATCGCGCAGTAGTGAGCGTTTGGTTCCAATCACGCGCGTTCATGCGAATCCTGATCAGCCACGTCGGACCTTTGACCATACGGAGCTCCGTGATCTTGCGAAGTCTATTCTGACAAAGGGTATTATCCAGCCCCTGATCGTGCGTCCTGACCCAAATAAAGATGGTGAATTCCAAATTGTTGCAGGGGAACGCCGCTGGCGTGCGGCGCAAACGGCAAAGCTGGATCAGGTTCCTGTTGTTGTGCGGGATTTGAATGATCTTGAAGTGCTTGAAATTGGTATCATCGAAAACATTCAGCGCGCAGACCTGAACCCCGTGGATGAAGCGAATGGATACCATCAATTGATGGAAAAGTTCGGCCATACGCAGGAAAAACTGTCAGAAGCGTTAGGTAAAAGCCGAAGCTATTTGGCAAACTCAATGCGTTTGTTGAATTTGCCAAGTGCGGTTCAGGATATGTTGGTGGATGGCCGTTTGACCGCCGGCCATGCACGTGCACTTGTTCCTGCGGATAATGCGCTAACTCTAGCAAAACAGGTTGTGGAAAAGGGATTGTCGGTGCGGCAAACCGAAGCTTTGGTGAAGCGCGGAGATGCCCCTGCAAAGAAATCTGGGCCAAAAACAGAGAAAGACAGCGATACGGTATCTTTGGAAACAGATTTGGCGGCAAATCTGGGTATGAAGGTAAATATCACCCATAAATCGGGCACAGAAAGCGGAACACTTTCAATCAGTTACAAGTCATTTGATGATTTGGATGCTTTATGTCAGCTGCTGTCCGCTACGAATGCGGCCGGGTCCAGATAAACAGCATCACACAGCTGAGAACGATCACTTGCGCAATCAGTGCTTGGTAGGGAACGGCCAAAATCACGGAGATTAAAAAGGCAGCTGCGATTGCGACTGTAGCGGCTATTTTCGCGGGTTTGCGGATCGCGCCGCGTTCGTTCCAGTCTGCAATGGGTGGCCCGAGTTTTGGGTGCGTGGTTAACCACAAGTGCATGCGTTCTGAAGATCGCGCAAAACAAAAAGCCGCAAGTAAGAGCAAAGGAACCGTTGGAAGCAGTGGCAGAGGAATGCCAAGGATGCCAAGACCGAGGCTTAGTAATCCCGCAATGAACCAAAACACCCGCATTTATCAGCTTTCAATTGCCAAGAGCTCGCCCAAGATCGCGTTGAGAACAACCTTACCCTTAGTTGTCGTGCAAAGGTGCTGATTGTCCAGTGTTAGAAAACCATCTTCGATCATTTGAGCCATGCGTTGCGTGTTTACTCTGTCTTTGGATAAAGCATTCACGCGGGAAAGATCGCTGCCTTCGGTCAAACGCAGGGACATCATAAGGTATTCTGCGGCTTGGTCGGCTGCGCTGATAGTTTCGGCGTCGCGGGTCGCGGTTCCGCTGGACTGAATGACTTCTAACCAAGTTTCGGGCATCAACGGCGTGTCTGTTGCGATGCGGTTTCCAGAGAAAGTCAATCGTCCATGGGCGCCAGGACCAATTCCTGCATAGTCGCCATATTGCCAATAGATTTTGTTGTGACGGCATTCTGCGCCTGGTCGCGCATGATTTGAAATCTCATAGGAAGGCAAACCTTTGGCGGCACATAAATCTTGGGTCATATCGTACATGTCAGCAGCAAGATCATCAGGCGGTAAACCACGGAGCCGCTTGCGGGCGTGTAGATCGCCGAATCTTGTGCCAGATTCGATCGTAAGCTGATATAGAGACAAATGATCGACAGCCATATCGAGGGCCGCGTTCAGCTCCGTTCGCCAATTCGCAAGGGTTTGATTTTGGCGTGCATAAATCAGATCAAAACTGACGTTATCGAAGTTTTGTTTTGCAATATCAAAGGCTTGTGATGCTTCTTGTGCGGTATGCATACGACCGAGGGCTTTAAGATCGGTGTCATTCAGTGCTTGGACGCCCATTGAAATACGATTAACCCCTGCATCTGCAAATCCTTTGAATCTGGATGCTTCTACCGAGGTTGGATTGGCCTCTAGGGAGATTTCTGTTGTGTTTGAAAGAGTCCAATTTTCACGAATTGCGGACAAAACAGTGTCTACTGTATCAGGTTCCATCAGGCTGGGCGTGCCGCCACCAAAGAATATGGTATCGATGACACGGTTGCCTGTACGCGCGGCGATGGATTGAATTTCAGCGACATAGGCGTTGGCCCATGACTTTTGATCAACGGTTTTGCGGACGTGAGAATTGAAATCGCAGTAGGGGCACTTTGCGGCACAGAAAGGCCAGTGGACGTACACGCCAAAACCAGCATTTCGCCAGTCTTCACCCATCGAGGCAGGCTTTTAGCTTTGCAAATGCGTCAGCGCGGTGGGACATGGCGTGCTTCTTTGCGGGGTCCATTTGACCGAATGTTTCGGTTTCCCCGTCTGGAACGAACATCGGATCAAAGCCAAATCCCAGATCGCCCCGCATCGGCCAAGTAACGCGGCCTTCGACTTTGCCTTCAAAAATTTCGTCGTGTCCGTCGGGCCATGCTAGACAAAGCGTGGCGCAAAATCGTGCGGTGCGCGGTTCAGGTGCGTTGCGTTCTTCGAGTAGGGTCCAAACTTTGGTCATGGCCATTGGAAAGTCGCGGCCGTTTGGTGTTTCGGCCCAATCTGCAGTGTAAACACCTGGATCGCCATCAAGTCCGTCCACTTGGATGCCGCTGTCATCAGAAAGTGCAGGCAGACCAGAGGATTTGGCAGCAAAATGCGCCTTGATCCGCGCGTTGCCAGCAAAGGTGCTTTCTGTTTCTTCAGGCTCTTCCAAACCCAAATCGCCTGCTGAGACCACTTCAATCCCGTATGGGACCAAAAGTTCTGCAATTTCGCGCAGTTTGCCTTTGTTGTGGCTAGCGAGAACGATTTTGGATTCAGTGAGTTTTCGCATTGGTCAAGCCGTGGCTGCTTTTTGTGCGGTGACCAATTCGGCCACGCCTTTTTCAGCGAGGTCCATGAGTTGGTTAAATTCGTCGCGAGAGAACGTTGCGCCCTCGGCGGAACCTTGGATTTCGATCAGGCCTTTGTTGCCCGTCATTACAAAGTTCGCATCTGTGCCTGCTTCGCTGTCTTCTGCATAGTCGAGGTCGAGAACGGGTTGGCCGGCGTAGATACCGCAAGATATGGCTGCCACATGATCTGTCAGCGGATCTTCTTTGATGTCGCCTGCTTTGAGCAATTTGTTTACCGCCAAGCGAAGCGCGACCCAGCCACCTGTGATTGATGCACAGCGAGTGCCGCCATCAGCTTGGATGACATCACAATCGACCGTGATTTGACGTTCACCCAAGGCAACGCGATCCACGCCAGCGCGCAAAGATCGGCCAATGAGGCGTTGAATTTCTTGTGTACGGCCCGATTGTTTGCCTGCGGTAGCTTCGCGGCGGTTTCGAGTGGTGGTTGCACGTGGCAGCATACCGTATTCAGCTGTGACCCAGCCAAGACCGGAACCTTTGATCCACGGTGGAACACGTCCTTCAAGGGATGCAGTACACAAAACATGTGTGTCGCCCATTTTGATCAGGCAAGAGCCTTCGGCGTGTTTGGTTACGTTGGTTTCGATAGTAACGTCGCGCAGTGTGTCGGTTGTTCTGCCTGATGGGCGCATGATATTTATCCTTTTGTGTTTGCATGGGGGTGTATCTGTTTCACAAGGGTCACGCAAACCCAGATTGACGATGGGGCCAAGAGTTCCTAATAATTTGACGTCTTATTGGAATGGACAAACCCGTGACAGAGAATGGATCAACCAGCATTGATGCGCTAAACGCACGCAGCCGCGAAGTGTTTCGCCTGCTTGTAGAATCCTATCTGGATACGGGCGATCCTGTTGGGTCGCGCACCCTGACACGCACGATGAACGAGAGCGTTTCGGCAGCGACTATTCGCAATGTGATGCAGGATTTGGAACATCTTGGGTTACTAGATAGTCCACATGTGTCGGCTGGGCGGATTCCTACGCAGTTTGGATTGCGGATGTTTGTGGATGGATTGTTGGAAGTTGGTGATCTGTCAACGGATGAGCGGCGCACGATTGATGCGTCGATACAGAGCAATTCTGAAGATATCACAGGCGCATTGGATCGGGCGGGGTCGTTGCTGTCTGGGTTAACGCAAAGTGCCAGTGTTGTGTTGGCGCCAAAGACAGAAGCACCGATTAAACACATTGAGTTTGTGTCCCTTTCGCCGGACAAAGCTTTGGTTGTTTTGGTGATGGCCGATGGGCAGGTGGAAAACCGAATCTTTACGCCACCGTTGGGCCAAACACCGTCGGCGATGCGCGAAGCAGCCAATTTTTTGAATGCGGTTTTGGCGGGGCATACCGTTAGCGATCTGAAGTCGGTTGTAGAGACAGAAATTGGACTGCGACGTCAGGAGTTGGACTCCCTAGCGGCCAAGCTGATCGAGGCTGGTGTTGCGGTTTGGGCGAATGAGGGCGTAGGCGGATCGGAACGATTGATTGTTCGCGGTCGGTCCAATCTGATTGATGAAACGGTGACGGAAGCGGACCTCGAACGGGTAAAAACATTGTTCGATGATCTGGAACGTAAGCAGGATATTGCACAATTCCTTGACCTGACTGAACAGGGCGATGGTGTGCGTATTTTTATCGGCTCAGAAAACAAACTTTTTTCACTTTCGGGGTCGAGTCTTGTGGTTTCGCCCTATATGAACGCTGATCGAAAGGTCATTGGTGCGGTCGGTGTGATCGGACCAACACGACTAAACTATGGCAGAATTGTACCTATCGTAGACTACACAGCGCAGCTTGTGAGTCGTATGATGTCGAACAGAAAATAAGTGACGAAGAACATGGGTAAAAAAGACGAAGATTTGGATGTGAGCTTGGATCGCTTCTTGGACGAAGAAGAATTTCCGCTGGATGATATCGACGAAGAGGAAGTCGAAGATATTGATCTGACGGAAGAGCCTGAAGAGGTTGATCCGATTGAAGCGTTGCAAAACGAAGTGTCCGATCTGAAAGATCGTTTGATGCGGTCTTTGGCGGAACAAGAAAACCTGCGCAAACGGGCGGAGCGAGATCGTCGTGATGCGGAAACCTATGGCGGGCAAAAGTTGGCGCGGGATTTGTTGTCTGTCAGTGACAATATGAAACGTGCGTTGGAAACCGTCAAAGATGAACAGCGTGAAGCGAACAAAGGTTTGATCGAAGGGATCGAGCTGACGCAGCGCGAATTGCTGAGCGCCTTTGCCAAACACAAAATTGTGCCTGTGGCCCCAGAAGTTGGCGAGAAGTTTGATCCAAACATGCACCAAGCCATGTTTGAAGCACCGTTTCCAGATGTGAAGGCAGGCCATATTTTGCAAGTTATGTCCGAAGGATACATGATTGGGGATCGCCTTTTGCGCCCAGCACAAGTCGGCGTGTCCTCTGGTGACGGGAGCTGAATTTATGAAACAAGGTGTGCGATCAATGCCAATTTTGCCAGCCAACGATCTGGCGGCATCGGTTGCGTTTTACACGGACAAGCTGGGGTTTGATCTGGCGGGCCAGTGGCAAAACGATGATGGCACACCTACTTTCGCGATTGCTCAGCTAGGCGATGTGACGCTTGGTCTGTCTGCATCAGATCGGTCTGGATCAGGTGATGATTGGGCGGCCTATGTCTATATCGAAGACATTGATGCGTTTACAGATCAGGTTTTAGGGCGCGGTGTAAAACTGGATCGTGGACCAGAAGACAGTTTCTATCACTGCCGTGAGGTTGAGGTGGTAGATCCAAACGGCAATCGGTTGTGCTTCGCGCAAGATTTGAAGCCAGGGGCAGATGGCCCGGGTTTATGATCCGAGTTTTTCTTTAAGCCGATACACCAGCGCAAGCGCGTCTTTGGGCGAAAGTTCGTCGGGAAGAACGTCGGATAGCAATTCCTCGACTTCGGATGTTTTTGCGGGTTGGGCCACGGGTGCAGGCGTGGCGGCGAACAGCGGCAAATCTTCGAATAAGGTGGCGGCTTTGTTGCCGCCTTCACGGTCGCCTTTTTCCAGTGCGTCCAATACCACGCGGGCGCGTTCAACAACAGATGCGGGCAACCCTGCAAGTTGTGCGACCTGAACACCGTAAGAACGGTCAGCTGCGCCTTGTTTGACTTCATGCAGGAAAATGATCTCGCCTTCCCATTCACGCACAGCGATTGTGGCGTTCATCAGGTTTTCCAACTTTGAAGACAGTTGTGTAAGCTCATGATAATGCGTGGCAAATAAGGCGCGACATTTGTTGGCTTCGTGCAGATGTTCAAGCGTTGCCCATGCAATAGATAGGCCATCATAGGTTGCCGTCCCACGTCCAATTTCATCCAAAATGACCAGCGCGTTTTGATCGGCTTGGTTCAAAATCGCGGCGGTTTCGACCATTTCCACCATGAAAGTGGACCGCCCGCGTGCCAGATCATCAGATGCACCAACACGGGAAAAGAGTTGTGATACCAGGCCAATGTGGGCCTCGTTCGCGGGAACAAAGGATCCCATCTGTGCAAGGATTGCGATCAGAGCGTTTTGGCGCAAAAATGTGGACTTACCGGCCATGTTCGGACCAGTGAGCAACCAGAGGCGTTTAGCTTCGGTTTCATCTGACAAATCACAATCGTTTGCAACGAAACTGCCGTTCGCCTGTTTGCGCAATACTGCATCAACCACGGGGTGACGCCCGCCTGTGATCTTAAAGCTGCGATCATCGCTGACTTTGGGGCGGGTCCAATTTTCGGTGAGCGAAAGTTCGGCGAGCGCAGACTGCAAATCCAGCTCGGCCAATGCTTTTGCTGCCTGTCCAATTTCCACTCCGAAAGACAGGATTTCTGCACAGAGTTCTTTGAACACTTCTTGCTCAATTTCAAGCGCACGGCCCCCCGCATTGAGGATTTTTGTTTCCAGTTCCGACAGTTCCAATGTGGTAAATCGAACTGCGTTTGCGGTGGTTTGACGGTGGATAAACGTGTCCGACAAAGGGGCTGACAACATCTTATCCGCATGGGTTGCTGGGGTTTCAATGAAATAGCCCAACACATTGTTATGTTTGATTTTTAATGCAGAAACGCTAGCCAAATCTGCATAGTCTTTTTGCATGGATAGTACGACTTTGCGCCCTTCGTCGCGTAGGGTGCGCGCTTCGTCCAGATCGGTGCGGTATCCACTTGCGGTAAACCCGCCGTCACGGGCCAGTAAAGGAGGCTCTTGGATCAGCCGAGTTTGCAGGAATGCCACTAGGCCGTCATGATTTTTCAAGTGTTCCACGGCATTTTGCAGCAGGTCTGGCATCTGTGCATTGGTGAAAATACCCAAAATGCCTTGGGCTGCGATCAAACCGTCACGAATGGCAGCGATATCGCGGGGACCTGAGCGATCCAGCGAAATACGGGTTAGGGCGCGATCCATATCAGGGGCGCTACGCAGGACCGTGCGAAGGTCATTTTTGATTTGTTGGTTTTCGGTAAAGAAACTGACAGCGTCTAAACGGTTCTGGACGGTTTCCAAATGGCGCGACGGATTGTTTAGCCGCGTTTCCAGCAAGCGCGCACCAGACCCCGTGATGGTTTTATCAATTACAGTCAAGAGCGCACCGGTCCGATCCCCGCTGATAGTACGGGTTAGTTCCAGATTGCGGCGCGTGGCGGAATCAATCCGCATGGATGTATCGGTTGCTTCGGCCACTGGGGGTTTTACCAGTGGGAGTTTGCCCTTTTGCGTGATGTGCAGGTAATCGACAATTGCACCCATAGCGGCGAGTTCATGGCGTTCAAACGTGCCAAACGCGTCGAGAGACTTTACGCTAAACAATCCAGTTAAGCGATCAATGGCGGCAGTGCTGTCAAAACTGGCGCGGGCCAGTTCCGTGACAGAAGCGCCAGATTCTTCGACCGTTTCACGCAGCCAGTTTTCGGGGTTGTCACCAACCAAAACCTCGCGCGGGGCAAGGCGGGCCAGCAAGGGCGATACGCCCACATTTGGGCAGGATTGAACATGGAAATCCCCCGTTGATACATCAACCCATGCCATTGCAGATTTATCGCGGACATTGGCAAAGGCGCACAGATAGTTGTGTTGGCGCGCATCAAGCAAGCTATCCTCGGTCAATGTGCCAGGAGTAACGAGCCGCACAACACCGCGTTTCACAACGGATTTACTACCGCGCTTTTTCGCCTCGGCTGGCGATTCGAGCTGTTCGCAAACACCAACACGAAACCCTTTGCGGATAAGGGTCAGTAGATAGGTTTCGGCTGCGTGGTGCGGTACGCCGCACATGGGAATGTCTTGGCCCAGATGTTTGCCGCGCTTTGTAAGGGCAATGTCCAATGCTTCGGCTGCTAAAACCGCATCGTCAAAAAACAACTCGTAAAAGTCGCCCATACGATAGAACAACAGCGCATTCGGGTAGTCTTCCTTGATCTCAAGGAATTGCGCCATCATTGGCGTTACTGCACCCGATTCCGTTGCCACGGCCATACTCCACCAAACGTGTTTTGCAGACGATATCGAAGCGTTTGACCAAGGAAAAGCGTAATCGTTTGGCGCTGTTGTGCGATTGTTGTGAACGCGGTATGACTGGCCGCTGACACAGGGACAATAGACACAAGACCATGACCAAAAACAACAAAGTGACCGATGAAGAGGCGCTCGCCTATCACCTTGAACCGACACCCGGAAAGTTGGAGGTCGTTCCAACAACTGCGATGACCACGCAACGGGATTTGTCGCTGGCCTATTCCCCAGGTGTGGCCGTTCCATGTGAGGCAATCGCTGCGAACCCTGAAACGGCTTATGATTATACGTCAAAAGGCAACATGGTTGCGGTGATTTCTAACGGGACGGCTGTTCTGGGACTTGGGAACCTTGGGGCTTTGGCGTCTAAACCCGTGATGGAAGGGAAATCAGTCCTGTTCAAACGGTTTGCCGATGTGAACTCCATTGATTTGGAGCTGGATACCGAAGACGCAGATGAATTCATCAATGCGGTTAAGCTGATGGGGCCGTCTTTTGGCGGGATTAACCTTGAAGATATTAAAGCGCCTGAATGTTTTATCATTGAGCAACAGCTGAAAGAGTTGATGGATATTCCAGTCTTCCACGA
Proteins encoded in this window:
- the mutS gene encoding DNA mismatch repair protein MutS — protein: MMAQFLEIKEDYPNALLFYRMGDFYELFFDDAVLAAEALDIALTKRGKHLGQDIPMCGVPHHAAETYLLTLIRKGFRVGVCEQLESPAEAKKRGSKSVVKRGVVRLVTPGTLTEDSLLDARQHNYLCAFANVRDKSAMAWVDVSTGDFHVQSCPNVGVSPLLARLAPREVLVGDNPENWLRETVEESGASVTELARASFDSTAAIDRLTGLFSVKSLDAFGTFERHELAAMGAIVDYLHITQKGKLPLVKPPVAEATDTSMRIDSATRRNLELTRTISGDRTGALLTVIDKTITGSGARLLETRLNNPSRHLETVQNRLDAVSFFTENQQIKNDLRTVLRSAPDMDRALTRISLDRSGPRDIAAIRDGLIAAQGILGIFTNAQMPDLLQNAVEHLKNHDGLVAFLQTRLIQEPPLLARDGGFTASGYRTDLDEARTLRDEGRKVVLSMQKDYADLASVSALKIKHNNVLGYFIETPATHADKMLSAPLSDTFIHRQTTANAVRFTTLELSELETKILNAGGRALEIEQEVFKELCAEILSFGVEIGQAAKALAELDLQSALAELSLTENWTRPKVSDDRSFKITGGRHPVVDAVLRKQANGSFVANDCDLSDETEAKRLWLLTGPNMAGKSTFLRQNALIAILAQMGSFVPANEAHIGLVSQLFSRVGASDDLARGRSTFMVEMVETAAILNQADQNALVILDEIGRGTATYDGLSIAWATLEHLHEANKCRALFATHYHELTQLSSKLENLMNATIAVREWEGEIIFLHEVKQGAADRSYGVQVAQLAGLPASVVERARVVLDALEKGDREGGNKAATLFEDLPLFAATPAPVAQPAKTSEVEELLSDVLPDELSPKDALALVYRLKEKLGS